A genomic segment from Spirochaetota bacterium encodes:
- a CDS encoding bifunctional (p)ppGpp synthetase/guanosine-3',5'-bis(diphosphate) 3'-pyrophosphohydrolase, whose protein sequence is MSPIDLKIKSRDIDTLISVIKDNNPEIHIENIRKAYEIANEAHKDQQRLSGEPYIVHPMEVAIILANLKMDETTIIAALLHDVVEDTPINLDKVKELFGEEVATLVDGVTKISSLKKHTKQKEQAETLRKMLLATIQDARVIIIKLADKLHNMRTIMFQPEYKQKYIAQEVLDIYAPLAGRLGMSKIRSELEDLAFRVLYPDDYNAIVEHIKSRRSELEAFIDSIRNVLQQRLKELNIEAQIQGRIKHHYSIFKKLQHGRTFDDIFDLRAIRIITNEVKDCYGILGIVHTIWTPIPSRFKDYIAVPKSNMYQSLHTTVIGPDGHPLEIQIRTWDMHATAEMGIAAHWLYKEGIKSFKPKYKNITILNNIHEWQNEINDTREFIKELKMDLYEDEIFVFTPKGKIIKLAKGSTPVDFAYLIHTEIGNHCTGAKVNNQLVPLKTELKSGDIVEILTSKKGHPSPAWLKFVKSSNARYKIRNWLRKNLEPEDEHAEKEEKEKEKKEKIASVSIPEKELVKLKSYTNKKKVGITIDGTNNVMIRLSQCCQPIPGDDVVGFITRGRGITVHKRNCPALQRLQNESERFVDIQWEQSESTYPVKIAVEAMDRTNLLKDVADEISLTKTNIIKAEATVVAKDQALLKFVLEVKSLHHLNDIMKRLKQIKNVTRVYKLNEKVILK, encoded by the coding sequence ATGTCGCCTATAGATTTAAAAATAAAAAGCAGGGATATTGATACTCTTATATCTGTTATTAAGGACAATAATCCTGAAATACATATTGAAAACATCAGAAAAGCATACGAAATAGCCAACGAAGCTCATAAAGATCAACAACGTTTATCTGGCGAACCATATATTGTGCATCCCATGGAAGTGGCCATAATACTTGCCAATCTTAAAATGGATGAAACCACTATTATTGCAGCATTACTTCATGATGTTGTAGAAGATACTCCAATCAACTTAGATAAAGTCAAAGAACTGTTTGGCGAAGAGGTGGCAACACTTGTTGATGGTGTAACAAAAATATCTTCATTAAAAAAACATACAAAACAAAAGGAACAGGCTGAAACACTGCGTAAGATGCTACTAGCAACTATTCAGGATGCCCGTGTCATTATTATTAAATTAGCCGACAAACTGCACAACATGCGCACTATTATGTTCCAGCCTGAATATAAACAAAAATATATTGCGCAGGAAGTACTGGATATCTATGCACCCTTAGCGGGGCGCCTGGGTATGTCTAAAATTCGTAGTGAACTGGAAGATCTGGCATTCAGAGTATTATATCCTGATGACTATAATGCTATTGTAGAGCATATAAAATCACGAAGAAGTGAACTGGAAGCATTCATTGATTCAATACGTAATGTGTTGCAACAACGATTAAAAGAACTCAATATTGAAGCTCAGATTCAGGGCAGGATTAAACATCACTATTCAATCTTTAAAAAGCTTCAACACGGAAGAACATTTGACGATATCTTTGATCTCAGGGCTATCAGAATTATTACCAATGAAGTAAAAGATTGCTATGGCATTTTAGGGATTGTTCATACGATATGGACTCCCATTCCTTCGCGGTTTAAGGATTATATTGCTGTACCAAAGTCAAACATGTACCAATCATTACATACAACAGTAATTGGGCCAGATGGTCATCCCTTAGAAATCCAGATTAGAACATGGGATATGCATGCCACTGCAGAAATGGGGATTGCTGCTCACTGGTTGTATAAAGAAGGCATTAAATCATTCAAGCCCAAATATAAAAATATTACAATTCTTAATAACATTCATGAATGGCAGAATGAAATCAATGACACCCGTGAATTTATAAAAGAACTCAAGATGGACCTATATGAAGACGAAATTTTTGTCTTCACTCCTAAAGGCAAAATTATAAAATTAGCCAAGGGCTCTACTCCTGTAGATTTTGCATATCTTATCCATACTGAAATTGGGAATCACTGTACTGGTGCAAAAGTCAATAATCAGCTTGTTCCTCTTAAAACTGAGCTGAAAAGCGGAGATATTGTTGAGATATTAACCAGCAAAAAAGGACACCCATCACCTGCATGGCTTAAATTTGTCAAATCATCAAATGCCCGATACAAAATACGAAACTGGTTACGAAAGAACTTAGAACCTGAAGACGAACATGCTGAAAAAGAGGAAAAGGAAAAAGAAAAGAAAGAAAAAATTGCCAGCGTCAGCATACCCGAAAAAGAACTTGTAAAACTTAAAAGCTATACCAACAAAAAGAAGGTTGGTATAACCATAGATGGCACCAATAATGTCATGATACGCCTTTCACAATGCTGCCAGCCAATTCCCGGTGATGATGTTGTGGGATTTATTACCAGAGGTAGAGGAATTACCGTTCACAAAAGAAATTGCCCGGCATTACAACGGTTGCAAAATGAAAGCGAACGCTTTGTAGATATACAATGGGAGCAGTCAGAAAGCACCTATCCCGTCAAGATTGCTGTTGAAGCAATGGATAGGACTAATTTATTGAAGGATGTTGCCGACGAAATATCTTTAACAAAAACTAACATTATCAAAGCGGAAGCTACCGTAGTTGCAAAAGATCAGGCATTGCTTAAATTTGTTCTTGAAGTAAAAAGCTTACATCATCTTAATGATATTATGAAACGCTTGAAACAGATAAAAAATGTAACAAGAGTATACAAGCTTAATGAAAAAGTAATTCTTAAATAA
- a CDS encoding Maf family protein, with the protein MNIILGSSSPRRKYLLQSLFNTITIIHPDVEEIPLSYEKPLDFVQRASSDKLNTIRTKIFTNPSLVITCDTIVTIDNEILGKPSDFDHAYYMLSKLSGRTHHVISAISLLYNNKNDIRQHNDYEITQVTFKKLNESDITTYLSHIHYKDKAGAYAAQEYGTMIIEKTIGSITNVIGFPLRCFFRMIADMDIIQKLFQ; encoded by the coding sequence ATGAATATTATACTTGGCTCTTCATCACCACGAAGGAAATATCTGCTTCAAAGCTTGTTTAATACCATAACTATCATTCATCCTGATGTTGAAGAAATACCACTTTCTTATGAAAAACCCCTGGATTTTGTTCAACGCGCATCCAGTGATAAGCTCAATACCATACGCACAAAGATATTCACCAACCCTTCCCTCGTCATAACCTGCGACACAATAGTAACTATCGACAATGAAATTTTAGGAAAACCTTCTGACTTTGACCATGCATATTATATGCTATCAAAATTATCAGGAAGAACACATCATGTCATTTCAGCAATAAGCTTGCTGTATAATAATAAAAACGATATTCGCCAGCATAATGATTATGAGATAACACAGGTAACATTTAAAAAACTCAATGAAAGCGATATTACAACATACTTATCTCATATACATTATAAGGACAAAGCCGGTGCATATGCAGCGCAAGAATATGGTACCATGATCATAGAAAAAACTATTGGATCAATTACCAATGTTATTGGCTTCCCATTACGTTGCTTTTTCAGGATGATAGCTGATATGGATATAATACAAAAACTTTTTCAATAA